From a single Micromonospora sp. WMMD1102 genomic region:
- a CDS encoding class I SAM-dependent methyltransferase: MTVSPHDHLLEIGCGRGVAVSLVANRLATGRIVAIDRAATMARLATARNAGRISSGTVEIRCADFDSADLPNRYFNKIFTVNVNLFWLGAATRQIDRMRRLLTPGGRLYVFGERPVSGHPRANLTATEQLLRARGFSTTSSIEARGRGRVLTCVTARPTA, translated from the coding sequence ATGACCGTGAGTCCGCACGACCATCTGCTGGAGATCGGCTGCGGTCGGGGGGTGGCCGTCTCGCTGGTCGCCAACCGGCTCGCCACCGGCCGGATCGTCGCGATCGACCGGGCGGCGACGATGGCGCGACTCGCCACCGCCCGCAACGCGGGACGCATCAGTTCCGGCACGGTCGAGATCCGCTGCGCCGACTTCGACTCGGCGGACCTCCCGAACCGGTACTTCAACAAGATCTTCACCGTGAACGTCAACCTCTTCTGGCTGGGCGCCGCGACCCGGCAGATCGACCGGATGCGGCGGCTGCTGACCCCGGGGGGCCGGCTCTACGTGTTCGGCGAGCGGCCGGTCTCCGGACACCCGAGGGCGAACCTCACCGCCACCGAGCAGTTGCTCCGGGCACGGGGGTTCAGCACCACCAGCTCGATCGAGGCCCGTGGCCGCGGCCGGGTACTCACCTGCGTCACCGCGAGACCGACGGCATGA
- a CDS encoding condensation domain-containing protein encodes MSGSVLVEPQRIVLASGPEAAVRFAGLRAREGALTHGQLNILKWIEDAPEAFDTTLGSPMVFPDGTRLADVVESFATLIARYEGLRTVFTLGDQPRQRVLGSGVLPIATYQVEPGTPEPVDRHAVAAELEHLWRPGLACRPEQLPIWVVLAVRDGQVLAGHVRLSHLVVDLQAVTLLGRDFFELLGDPAARVAGPPRHQPVDQAIQESEPRLRRRVDRALRYRRELLRRMPACLYPAPRGTAVAESVAVELRSPAAALALRRQAARTGRSRPSAVLAAVCALLAQRTGSADVVFPTLASNRFERHLHGHIGTLVQTVLTRVEVGTADFDELVRRAWLSVVAASERGIYDVDRRVEIDREVGSERGVHFSFEPLFNSPVVDRADDRPPPTAEQVRAALAATTVSRQSMRRTLTLLRFDLFEYDDVLHLRLWTGDTGRLSADVAESLLRAVERLLVLAADGDLDHTRLAQVLAVPPPPSGPDWSYVDSSWVELPEMQRMLTEVFGAGRARIFPERDGRQLVAYVAASESVATPEQAHAACLAALPGRHTAVAPRHYVLFGAAPHDPTDPAGWHPPLAEGSGRGA; translated from the coding sequence ATGAGCGGGAGCGTGCTGGTCGAGCCGCAGCGAATCGTGCTGGCATCCGGGCCGGAGGCGGCGGTCCGCTTCGCCGGGCTGCGCGCCCGAGAAGGTGCGCTGACGCACGGCCAGCTCAACATTCTCAAGTGGATCGAGGATGCGCCGGAGGCGTTCGACACGACGCTCGGCAGCCCGATGGTCTTTCCCGACGGCACGCGCCTCGCCGACGTGGTGGAGAGCTTCGCCACCCTGATCGCCAGGTACGAGGGGCTGCGCACCGTCTTCACCCTCGGCGACCAGCCACGGCAGCGGGTACTGGGCAGCGGCGTGCTGCCGATCGCGACCTACCAGGTCGAGCCGGGCACGCCGGAACCGGTCGACCGGCACGCCGTCGCCGCCGAGTTGGAGCACCTGTGGCGGCCCGGCCTGGCGTGCCGCCCCGAGCAACTGCCGATTTGGGTCGTGCTCGCGGTGCGGGACGGACAGGTGCTGGCCGGCCACGTACGGCTGTCGCACCTGGTCGTCGACCTACAGGCGGTGACGCTGCTGGGGCGCGACTTCTTCGAGCTGCTCGGCGATCCGGCCGCCCGGGTGGCCGGCCCGCCGCGCCACCAGCCGGTGGACCAGGCGATCCAGGAGAGTGAGCCGAGGCTGCGCCGCCGGGTGGACCGGGCGCTGCGCTACCGCCGGGAGCTGCTCCGCCGGATGCCGGCCTGCCTGTACCCGGCGCCGCGCGGCACGGCGGTGGCCGAGTCGGTGGCCGTCGAACTGCGCTCCCCGGCGGCAGCGCTGGCGCTGCGGCGACAGGCGGCGCGCACCGGCCGCAGCCGGCCGAGCGCCGTGCTGGCCGCCGTCTGCGCGCTGCTCGCCCAGCGGACCGGGTCGGCCGACGTGGTCTTCCCCACGCTCGCCAGCAACCGCTTCGAACGACACCTGCACGGCCACATCGGCACGCTGGTGCAGACCGTGCTGACCCGGGTCGAGGTCGGCACGGCCGACTTCGACGAGCTGGTACGCCGGGCGTGGCTGTCCGTGGTGGCCGCCAGCGAGCGCGGCATCTACGACGTGGACCGGCGGGTCGAGATCGACCGCGAGGTCGGCTCGGAGCGGGGTGTCCACTTCAGTTTCGAGCCGTTGTTCAACAGCCCGGTGGTGGACCGGGCCGACGACCGGCCGCCGCCGACCGCCGAGCAGGTGCGCGCCGCGCTGGCCGCCACCACCGTGTCGCGGCAGTCGATGCGGCGCACCCTCACCCTGCTCCGGTTCGACCTGTTCGAGTACGACGACGTGCTGCACCTGCGGCTCTGGACCGGTGACACCGGTCGGCTGTCGGCCGACGTCGCCGAGTCGCTGCTGCGCGCGGTGGAGCGGCTGCTGGTCCTTGCCGCCGACGGCGACCTGGACCACACCCGGCTGGCGCAGGTGTTGGCGGTACCACCCCCGCCGTCCGGGCCGGACTGGTCGTACGTCGATTCGAGCTGGGTGGAATTGCCCGAGATGCAGCGGATGCTGACGGAGGTTTTCGGCGCCGGGCGGGCCCGGATCTTCCCGGAGCGGGACGGCCGGCAACTCGTCGCGTACGTGGCGGCGAGCGAGTCCGTCGCCACCCCGGAACAGGCGCACGCCGCCTGCCTGGCCGCACTGCCCGGCCGGCACACGGCAGTGGCGCCGCGCCACTACGTCCTGTTCGGGGCGGCGCCGCACGATCCGACCGACCCGGCCGGCTGGCACCCGCCGCTGGCCGAAGGGTCCGGCCGGGGCGCGTGA
- a CDS encoding phosphopantetheine-binding protein produces MTAETGTIGQVPRRFQEIVRPYLPYASGAELSADDDLAALGLDSMGVVQLLAAVEEGYQLQLPDELLDQESFSTVGTLWQTVAAVLPPEQRGEK; encoded by the coding sequence ATGACGGCTGAGACAGGGACGATCGGGCAGGTGCCCCGGAGATTTCAGGAGATCGTACGGCCGTACCTGCCGTACGCCAGCGGGGCGGAGCTGTCCGCCGACGACGACCTGGCCGCGCTCGGCCTCGACTCGATGGGCGTGGTGCAACTGCTCGCCGCGGTGGAGGAGGGCTATCAGCTCCAGTTGCCGGACGAGCTGCTCGACCAGGAGAGCTTCAGCACGGTCGGCACCCTGTGGCAGACGGTGGCCGCCGTGCTGCCGCCCGAGCAGCGCGGCGAAAAATGA
- a CDS encoding AMP-binding protein, giving the protein MTGLAAPDRLDDLIGCGEPEQPAVTFRDATLSYRQLRHEVVRAAAGLRDLGVRRGDRVVVHLEKRLETVVALLAVARAGAVVVPANPVFRPRQLGHVVADCAATAIVTTPDRYDLGRDELRRTTSVRHVILVGSDGTEPTADATTGSTVDGRLAGSTVDGPLAGSTADGPLTGSTADGRLADSTADGVTDGRAVDGPAHGLPWRVVGWESLDGPDTGAVRVIDEDVAAILYTSGSTGGPKGVVLTHRNLIAGARSVAGYLGHTADDVILAALPLSFDAGLSQLTTTLIAGGHVVLVNFLLPGEVVKACARHRVTGLTGVPPLWIKLAAPDWPAAATRQLRYFANTGGRMSKTTLDRLRSLFPDARPFLMYGLTEAFRATYLDPREVDRRPDSIGRAIPNAEVLVVRPDGQECEPYEHGEIVQRGALVARGYWNDPERTASRFRPLPGGVRDARAECGRPEIAVWSGDLAYRDEEGFLYFVGRTDEMIKTCGYRVSPTEIEEAAYATGLVVEAVALGRPDEQIGEHIVLVVAGDTDERTLRTALSGTLPGYQRPREVVIRAQLPRSPNGKFDRAELRRQLGTDGGAS; this is encoded by the coding sequence ATGACCGGCCTGGCCGCGCCGGACCGGCTCGACGACCTGATCGGTTGTGGCGAGCCGGAGCAGCCGGCGGTGACGTTCCGGGACGCGACGCTCAGCTACCGGCAGTTGCGCCACGAGGTCGTCCGGGCCGCTGCCGGGCTGCGCGACCTGGGGGTCCGCCGGGGCGACCGGGTCGTGGTCCACCTGGAGAAGCGCCTGGAGACGGTGGTGGCCCTGCTGGCGGTGGCCCGGGCCGGCGCCGTCGTGGTGCCGGCGAACCCGGTCTTCCGGCCCCGCCAGCTCGGCCACGTGGTCGCGGACTGCGCGGCCACCGCGATCGTCACCACGCCGGACCGGTACGACCTCGGCCGGGACGAACTGCGCCGGACCACCTCGGTCCGCCACGTCATCCTGGTCGGCTCGGACGGCACCGAACCGACTGCCGACGCGACGACCGGTTCGACGGTCGACGGGCGGCTCGCCGGTTCGACGGTCGACGGCCCGCTCGCCGGTTCGACCGCCGACGGCCCGCTCACCGGTTCGACCGCCGACGGGCGGCTCGCCGACTCGACCGCCGACGGAGTGACCGACGGGCGGGCGGTCGACGGGCCGGCACACGGTCTGCCGTGGCGGGTCGTCGGTTGGGAGTCGCTGGACGGCCCCGACACCGGTGCGGTCCGGGTGATCGACGAGGACGTCGCCGCGATCCTCTACACCTCCGGCAGCACCGGCGGCCCGAAGGGCGTCGTGCTGACCCACCGGAACCTGATCGCCGGTGCCCGGAGCGTGGCCGGCTATCTCGGCCACACCGCCGACGACGTGATTCTGGCGGCGCTGCCGCTGAGCTTCGACGCCGGTCTCAGCCAGCTCACCACCACCCTGATCGCCGGCGGCCACGTGGTGCTGGTGAACTTCCTGCTGCCCGGCGAGGTCGTCAAGGCGTGTGCCCGACACCGTGTCACCGGCCTCACCGGGGTACCGCCACTGTGGATCAAGCTGGCCGCGCCGGACTGGCCGGCCGCCGCGACCCGCCAGCTGCGGTACTTCGCCAACACCGGGGGCCGGATGTCGAAGACGACCCTGGACCGGCTGCGGTCGCTGTTCCCCGATGCCCGGCCGTTCCTGATGTACGGGCTGACCGAGGCGTTCCGGGCCACCTATCTCGACCCGCGGGAGGTGGACCGGCGACCCGACTCGATCGGCCGGGCCATCCCGAACGCGGAGGTGCTCGTCGTGCGGCCGGACGGCCAGGAGTGCGAGCCGTACGAGCACGGCGAGATCGTCCAGCGCGGCGCGCTGGTGGCCCGCGGCTACTGGAACGACCCGGAGCGCACCGCGTCGCGGTTCCGCCCCCTGCCCGGCGGTGTCCGGGACGCCCGCGCCGAGTGCGGCCGCCCGGAGATCGCGGTCTGGTCCGGTGACCTGGCGTACCGGGACGAGGAGGGCTTCCTCTACTTCGTGGGACGTACCGACGAAATGATCAAGACCTGCGGCTACCGGGTCAGCCCCACCGAGATCGAGGAGGCGGCGTACGCCACCGGCCTGGTCGTCGAGGCGGTGGCGCTGGGCCGACCGGACGAGCAGATCGGCGAGCACATCGTGCTGGTGGTCGCCGGGGACACCGACGAACGGACGCTGCGCACGGCGCTTTCCGGAACACTGCCGGGATACCAGCGGCCCCGCGAGGTGGTGATCCGGGCGCAGTTGCCCCGCTCGCCGAACGGCAAGTTCGACCGGGCCGAGCTGCGGCGGCAACTGGGCACCGACGGAGGGGCGTCGTGA
- a CDS encoding pyridoxal-dependent decarboxylase, exosortase A system-associated codes for MTAPGIPAGYPRRDGQLTVGGIPLDRLAARVGGTPFFAYDRSLVTERVARVRAALPGVHLRYAVKANPMPALLAQLGRLVDGFDVASAREMRHALDTGVPADRISFAGPGKTTEELSAAVAAGVTVEVESPGELERLRVVGEGLGIRASVAVRVNPDFAVTGSGMRMGGGPQQFGTDAERVPELLAAIGRYGLAFDGFHVFAGSQNLDAERICQAQRRTVELVVKLAGEAPGPVRHLNIGGGFGIPYFPKDRPLDLAPIGENVARLIDDLVRPLLGDAEIVVELGRYLVGEAGVYVTRVVDRKVSRGTTYLVVDGGMHHQLAASGNFGQVIRRNYPIAAGRVGAGEPETVTVVGSLCTPLDLLGKAVSLPPTGPGDLVVVFQAGAYGLTASPVGFLSHPEPVEVLV; via the coding sequence GTGACCGCCCCCGGGATCCCGGCCGGCTACCCCCGGCGAGACGGACAGCTGACCGTCGGCGGCATCCCGCTCGACCGGCTCGCCGCCCGGGTGGGCGGTACGCCGTTCTTCGCGTACGACCGCAGCCTGGTCACCGAGCGGGTGGCCCGGGTACGGGCGGCGCTGCCCGGGGTGCACCTGCGGTACGCGGTCAAGGCCAACCCGATGCCGGCGCTGCTGGCCCAACTGGGTCGGCTGGTCGACGGCTTCGACGTGGCCTCCGCGCGGGAGATGCGGCACGCGCTGGACACCGGGGTGCCGGCGGACCGGATCAGCTTCGCCGGGCCGGGCAAGACCACCGAAGAACTCTCCGCCGCGGTCGCCGCGGGCGTCACCGTGGAGGTCGAGTCGCCGGGTGAGCTGGAGCGGCTCCGGGTGGTGGGCGAGGGGCTCGGCATCCGGGCCAGCGTGGCGGTGCGGGTCAATCCCGACTTCGCGGTGACGGGCTCCGGGATGCGGATGGGCGGTGGCCCGCAGCAGTTCGGCACCGACGCCGAGCGGGTGCCGGAGCTGCTTGCCGCGATCGGCCGGTACGGCCTGGCGTTCGACGGCTTCCACGTCTTCGCCGGCTCGCAGAACCTCGACGCCGAGCGGATCTGCCAGGCGCAGCGCCGGACGGTCGAGCTGGTCGTGAAGCTCGCCGGGGAGGCACCGGGGCCGGTCCGGCACCTGAACATCGGCGGCGGCTTCGGCATACCGTACTTCCCGAAGGACCGGCCGCTGGATCTCGCGCCGATCGGCGAGAACGTGGCGCGGCTGATCGACGACCTGGTGCGGCCGTTGCTCGGCGACGCCGAGATCGTCGTCGAACTGGGCCGGTATCTGGTCGGCGAGGCGGGCGTGTACGTGACCCGGGTGGTGGACCGCAAGGTCTCGCGGGGCACCACCTATCTCGTCGTGGACGGTGGGATGCACCACCAGTTGGCCGCGTCCGGCAACTTCGGCCAGGTGATCCGGCGCAACTACCCGATCGCGGCCGGCCGGGTCGGCGCCGGCGAGCCGGAGACGGTGACGGTGGTGGGCTCGCTCTGCACCCCGCTCGACCTGCTCGGCAAGGCGGTGTCGCTGCCTCCGACCGGTCCCGGCGACCTGGTCGTGGTGTTCCAGGCGGGCGCCTACGGGCTCACCGCCAGCCCGGTCGGTTTCCTCAGCCATCCCGAGCCGGTCGAGGTGCTGGTGTGA
- a CDS encoding ABC transporter ATP-binding protein produces the protein MNELAQAAPSPAADGGGTPGRTVPAGLAGRTVSAGHAGTASGEPSKAGADIVLEAVDLRKRYGAIQALDGFCLTVAAGEVVGLVGHNGAGKTTFLEMVASLVRPDSGRITVDGADPLHSRGVVGICPQHIALYPSATVREHLRLFGGINGLRRRALRGEIDRLAAGLRLTEIIDRRVGVLSGGQQRRTQAAVALIHRPRLMLLDEPTAGADPETRQAVLDVVRDRAAEGGSVVYTTHYLPELTELRATIAVARRGRVIARGTGAELLERLPGQVRVRFADDEVQMSTMDTTGTLVTLLHSATAPVTEVEIRKPSLDDLYRSLAVSDDQ, from the coding sequence GTGAACGAGCTCGCGCAGGCGGCGCCGTCACCCGCCGCGGACGGTGGCGGCACGCCGGGCCGGACCGTCCCGGCCGGACTAGCGGGCCGGACCGTCTCGGCCGGACATGCCGGCACGGCTTCCGGCGAGCCGTCGAAGGCCGGCGCCGACATCGTGCTCGAAGCCGTGGACCTGCGGAAACGGTACGGTGCCATCCAGGCGCTGGACGGCTTCTGCCTGACCGTGGCGGCCGGTGAGGTGGTCGGCCTGGTCGGCCACAACGGCGCGGGCAAGACCACCTTCCTGGAGATGGTGGCCAGCCTGGTCCGGCCGGACAGCGGCCGGATCACCGTCGACGGCGCGGATCCGCTGCACAGCCGGGGCGTGGTGGGGATCTGTCCGCAGCACATCGCGCTCTATCCGTCGGCGACGGTCCGGGAGCACCTGCGGCTGTTCGGCGGCATCAACGGGCTGCGCCGCCGCGCGCTGCGCGGCGAGATCGACAGGCTGGCCGCCGGGCTGCGACTCACCGAGATCATCGACCGGCGGGTCGGCGTACTCTCCGGAGGGCAGCAGCGGCGGACCCAGGCGGCCGTGGCGCTGATCCACCGGCCCCGGCTGATGTTGCTGGACGAGCCGACCGCGGGCGCCGACCCGGAGACCCGCCAGGCGGTGCTCGACGTGGTCAGGGACCGGGCCGCCGAGGGCGGCTCGGTCGTCTACACCACCCACTACCTGCCCGAGTTGACCGAACTGCGGGCCACCATCGCGGTCGCCCGGCGCGGCCGGGTGATCGCCCGGGGTACCGGCGCGGAGCTGCTGGAGCGGCTGCCGGGCCAGGTGCGGGTGCGGTTCGCGGACGACGAGGTGCAGATGTCCACGATGGACACTACCGGCACCCTCGTGACGCTGTTGCACTCGGCCACCGCCCCGGTCACCGAGGTCGAGATCCGCAAGCCGTCCCTGGACGATCTCTACCGGTCGCTGGCGGTGTCCGATGATCAGTGA
- a CDS encoding ABC transporter permease, with translation MISDALHSTAVQIRHNVLLRLRDPAQIVSYVFLPMALMLVFEPLYRRALDGGTLQTVTGPLILFSVFALGVVGNAVLTEREWRTWDRLRASRASRTSLLLGKAVPVFAVLLVQQTVLLVFGCAVVGLPVPRNLLLVALAVLLWGFAVLAAGTALATVVRSRGDLMLATDLGAILVGSLGGALVPVDLMPGWLRNVAPASPGYWGLALMQDAVQGDLGGMLVPALVVAGMGLALAVFATYRLSRGWGRSHLL, from the coding sequence ATGATCAGTGACGCACTGCACAGCACCGCCGTGCAGATCCGGCACAACGTACTGCTGCGGCTGCGCGACCCGGCCCAGATCGTCAGCTACGTCTTCCTGCCGATGGCGCTGATGCTGGTCTTCGAGCCGCTGTACCGGCGGGCCCTCGACGGCGGCACGTTGCAGACCGTCACCGGCCCGCTGATCCTGTTCTCCGTCTTCGCGCTCGGCGTGGTCGGCAACGCGGTACTCACCGAACGCGAGTGGCGCACCTGGGACCGCCTGCGGGCCTCCCGCGCCTCCCGCACGTCGCTGCTGCTCGGCAAGGCGGTTCCGGTCTTCGCCGTACTGCTGGTCCAGCAGACGGTGCTGCTGGTCTTCGGCTGTGCGGTGGTCGGCCTGCCGGTGCCGCGCAACCTCCTCCTCGTCGCCCTCGCCGTGCTGCTGTGGGGCTTCGCGGTGCTCGCGGCCGGTACCGCCCTGGCCACCGTGGTGCGCAGCCGTGGCGATCTGATGCTCGCCACCGACCTCGGTGCGATCCTGGTCGGCTCGCTCGGCGGCGCACTGGTGCCGGTGGACCTGATGCCCGGCTGGCTGCGGAACGTCGCGCCGGCCTCACCCGGCTACTGGGGACTGGCACTGATGCAGGACGCCGTCCAGGGCGACCTCGGCGGGATGCTGGTGCCCGCACTCGTCGTCGCCGGGATGGGCCTGGCCCTCGCCGTGTTCGCCACCTACCGACTGTCCCGTGGCTGGGGACGCAGCCACCTGCTCTGA
- a CDS encoding SDR family NAD(P)-dependent oxidoreductase, producing MTEATYDSAVAIVGMSGRFPGAADTDELWRNLAAGLPGLRTISSDELRAAGLDPEAAAADPTYVAVGGPLRDIEEFDAGVFGFNPQEAATMEPQHRLFLECAWEALERAGYCPTETPGQVGVFAGCGFPDYLTRNLDGLDDEPGGHLLLAAGSERDSLTSLVAYKLGLRGPSITVQTFCSTSLVAVHQACQSILTYECDMALAGGAAIGLPQPAGYRYEQGGILSPDGVVRSFDAAATGSVMGNGVGVVALKRMTDAVADGAPILAVILGSAVNNDGSARAGYPAPGVDGQAEVIESAMTVAGVKPETVGYVECHATGTVLGDAVELAAMTRAFPAGRAEPCVLGTLKPSIGHLDRASGVTGLIRATQALRHGTLPATPNFGTPNSALAAAGDRFAVLDRQRPWPAGPHPRRAGVSSFGLGGTNAHVVLQEAPPVPARTPRPGPHLLTFSAADPAALNALTERLHGHLRTADEAELADVAYTLQVSRGQFALRRAVVCRDLADAVSALDEPERWLDGEPSRRDPTVRLVNATGQVTAWFERLSVRLGDGPVEVVVPAEPSEEWLLGTLARLWLDGCAVDWPALHEGRGRRVPLPTYPFQRRRHWVEPKQRAEPPGYTGWTYLPSWRQRPLPELDLDARLRAAGPWLVLSADPRGEALVDRLTRAGAEVSTARPGDAFGLTDDGDFVVGDDLAELFDSLLVAPRTIVHGWSLGSPDGPGSSGGPASLGGPGGHARDRRGYGAALQIAGALAGDGYAGPTELVLLTSGAVGVTGGDLRDPGQAAVGALAPTLMSENDALRCRHVDVDDRTDAEVLLGVLAQPHEGPVAIRCGEPWLRHFEPLPLEERRPPLGSTSTVLITGGLGDVGMALARHLADRYGCRLVLTGRTELPPRETWQAYLDGGADGRAARHVRNVLDLEARGARVLACSADVADVRQMRAVVDTAVERFGGIDVVVHGAGAQDPRYFTMAHQADEATSEAHFRTKVTGFLALQEALAGRCDGPRLTLSSIAAVLGGPALGPYAAANAVLDAAARAARRDGHGRWTTVDWDTWAVDPRRAGGVFQMTVEEGAGVFERVLAAAGRLGHVVVSTGPLAERVRRWVVGDEGPDRADAVRPSHPRPNLDTAYVEPAGELEAAIAGVWAEVLGLAEVGAVDNFFELGGHSLVAIQVAARIRDTVRAAVPVTAIVENPTVRQLAATIRSES from the coding sequence GTGACCGAGGCAACCTACGACTCCGCTGTCGCCATCGTCGGGATGTCGGGGCGCTTCCCCGGCGCAGCCGACACCGACGAACTGTGGCGCAACCTGGCTGCCGGACTACCCGGCCTGCGCACCATCAGCTCCGACGAGCTGCGCGCCGCGGGCCTGGACCCCGAAGCCGCCGCCGCCGACCCGACGTACGTCGCGGTCGGCGGCCCGCTGCGCGACATCGAGGAGTTCGACGCCGGGGTGTTCGGCTTCAACCCGCAGGAGGCGGCCACCATGGAGCCGCAACACCGGCTGTTCCTGGAGTGCGCCTGGGAGGCTCTGGAGCGGGCCGGCTACTGCCCGACGGAGACACCCGGGCAGGTGGGCGTCTTCGCCGGCTGCGGCTTTCCGGACTATCTGACCCGCAACCTCGACGGGCTCGACGACGAACCGGGCGGGCACCTGCTGCTGGCCGCCGGCAGCGAACGGGACTCGCTGACCTCACTCGTCGCCTACAAGCTCGGGCTGCGGGGGCCGAGCATCACCGTCCAGACCTTCTGCTCCACCTCGCTTGTCGCGGTCCACCAGGCGTGCCAGAGCATCCTCACCTACGAGTGCGACATGGCGCTGGCCGGCGGTGCGGCGATCGGGCTGCCACAGCCGGCCGGCTACCGCTACGAGCAGGGCGGCATCCTCTCCCCGGACGGGGTGGTACGCAGCTTCGACGCGGCGGCGACCGGCAGTGTGATGGGCAACGGGGTCGGCGTGGTGGCGCTGAAGCGGATGACCGACGCGGTGGCCGACGGCGCCCCGATCCTCGCCGTCATCCTCGGCTCCGCGGTCAACAACGACGGCTCGGCCCGGGCCGGTTACCCGGCGCCCGGAGTGGACGGCCAGGCCGAGGTCATCGAGTCCGCGATGACGGTGGCCGGGGTCAAACCCGAGACCGTCGGGTACGTCGAGTGCCACGCCACCGGCACCGTACTCGGCGACGCCGTCGAGCTGGCGGCGATGACCCGGGCCTTTCCCGCCGGCCGCGCGGAGCCGTGCGTGCTGGGTACGCTCAAGCCGAGCATCGGCCACCTCGACCGCGCCTCCGGCGTGACCGGCCTGATCCGGGCCACCCAGGCGCTGCGGCACGGCACGCTGCCGGCCACCCCGAACTTCGGCACGCCGAACAGCGCGCTGGCCGCCGCCGGGGACCGGTTCGCCGTGCTCGACCGGCAGCGGCCGTGGCCGGCGGGGCCGCACCCGCGCCGGGCCGGGGTGAGTTCGTTCGGTCTGGGCGGCACCAACGCGCACGTGGTGCTCCAGGAGGCACCTCCGGTCCCGGCCCGCACCCCGCGCCCCGGCCCGCACCTGCTCACCTTCTCGGCCGCCGACCCGGCCGCGCTCAACGCGCTGACCGAGCGGTTGCACGGGCATCTGCGTACCGCCGACGAGGCGGAACTGGCCGACGTCGCGTACACCCTCCAGGTGTCACGCGGCCAGTTCGCGCTGCGCCGCGCGGTCGTCTGCCGCGACCTCGCCGACGCCGTGTCGGCGCTGGACGAGCCGGAACGCTGGCTGGACGGCGAGCCCTCCCGGCGCGACCCGACGGTCCGGCTGGTGAACGCCACGGGGCAGGTCACCGCCTGGTTCGAACGGCTCTCGGTACGCCTCGGCGACGGCCCGGTCGAGGTTGTGGTGCCGGCCGAGCCGAGCGAGGAGTGGCTGCTCGGCACGCTGGCCCGGCTCTGGCTCGACGGCTGCGCCGTGGACTGGCCCGCCCTGCACGAGGGCCGGGGGCGGCGCGTGCCGCTGCCGACGTACCCGTTCCAGCGCCGCCGGCACTGGGTCGAGCCGAAACAGCGGGCGGAACCGCCTGGGTACACCGGCTGGACCTACCTGCCGAGCTGGCGGCAGCGGCCGCTGCCCGAGCTGGACCTGGACGCCCGGCTCCGCGCCGCCGGGCCGTGGCTGGTGCTCTCCGCCGACCCGCGCGGCGAGGCCCTGGTCGACCGGCTCACCCGGGCCGGCGCCGAGGTCAGCACGGCCCGCCCCGGAGACGCGTTCGGGCTGACCGACGACGGCGACTTCGTCGTCGGCGACGACCTGGCCGAGCTGTTCGACTCGCTGCTGGTAGCGCCGCGCACGATCGTGCACGGCTGGAGCCTCGGCAGTCCCGACGGTCCCGGCAGTTCCGGCGGTCCCGCCAGCCTCGGGGGACCCGGCGGGCACGCCCGGGACCGGCGCGGATACGGCGCGGCGCTGCAGATCGCCGGCGCCCTCGCCGGCGACGGGTACGCCGGCCCGACCGAACTCGTGCTGCTCACCTCCGGAGCGGTCGGGGTCACCGGTGGCGACCTGCGCGACCCCGGCCAGGCCGCGGTCGGTGCGCTCGCACCGACCCTGATGTCGGAGAACGACGCGCTGCGCTGCCGGCACGTCGACGTCGACGACCGGACCGACGCCGAGGTGCTGCTCGGCGTGCTGGCACAGCCGCACGAGGGACCGGTCGCGATCCGCTGCGGCGAACCGTGGCTGCGCCACTTCGAGCCGTTGCCGCTGGAGGAGCGCCGGCCGCCGCTCGGGTCGACCAGCACGGTGCTGATCACAGGTGGCCTCGGCGACGTCGGGATGGCCCTGGCCCGACACCTGGCCGACCGGTACGGCTGCCGGCTGGTGCTGACCGGGCGCACCGAACTGCCGCCGCGCGAGACGTGGCAGGCGTACCTCGACGGCGGCGCGGACGGCCGGGCGGCCCGACACGTGCGCAACGTTCTCGACCTGGAGGCGCGGGGCGCCCGGGTGCTCGCCTGCTCGGCCGACGTGGCCGACGTGCGGCAGATGCGCGCGGTGGTGGACACCGCCGTCGAGCGGTTCGGCGGAATCGACGTGGTGGTGCACGGGGCGGGCGCCCAGGATCCCCGCTACTTCACCATGGCGCACCAGGCCGACGAGGCGACCAGCGAGGCGCACTTCCGGACCAAGGTGACCGGCTTCCTGGCCCTGCAGGAGGCGCTCGCGGGCCGGTGTGACGGCCCCCGACTGACCCTGTCGTCGATCGCCGCGGTGCTCGGCGGGCCGGCCCTCGGCCCGTACGCCGCCGCCAACGCCGTGCTCGACGCCGCGGCGCGGGCGGCCCGACGGGACGGCCACGGTCGCTGGACCACTGTGGACTGGGACACCTGGGCGGTGGACCCGCGACGGGCCGGCGGCGTGTTCCAGATGACGGTCGAGGAGGGTGCCGGCGTCTTCGAACGCGTCCTCGCGGCGGCGGGCCGGCTCGGTCACGTGGTGGTCTCCACCGGTCCGCTGGCGGAGCGGGTACGGCGCTGGGTGGTCGGGGACGAGGGTCCGGACCGGGCCGACGCGGTCCGTCCCAGCCACCCCCGGCCGAACCTGGACACCGCGTACGTCGAACCGGCCGGCGAGCTGGAGGCGGCCATCGCCGGCGTCTGGGCGGAGGTGCTCGGCCTGGCCGAGGTGGGCGCGGTCGACAACTTCTTCGAGCTGGGCGGCCACTCGCTGGTCGCCATCCAGGTGGCGGCCCGGATCCGGGACACGGTGCGGGCGGCGGTGCCGGTGACGGCGATCGTGGAGAACCCGACGGTACGCCAGCTCGCCGCGACGATCCGGTCCGAGAGCTGA